GGCTGAAAACTTTGCCCAGGCACTGTTGCATGCCCTGGCTGACCTTGAACCCAAACCCAAACCGAATGTGGTGAAATTGCCTCCACCACCGCCGGAAGAGAAAAAACCATTTTCCTTCAGCCTCAAGCCGCTGTTGCGGCGATTTAAGTATTGAATTGGGTTCAGGGTTCGGGGTTCAGGGTTCAGGGTTTGAGGCGATGAAATGACTTGATCCCACTCAAGATGAGGACTGGGGAACCGGCAGGTACCGCTCAAGGTGGAGTATCTTGCGCTGAACCCTGAACCCTGAACCCTGAACCCTCATTGGTATTCCCCTAAGGAGATTTTTCACGATGTCAAGTTACCTACCAGGTGCGGCCCGCACCTCTTCCACCAGCCCACGTCACGGGTTGAACTCGTTGGGAACAACCGGGTTATGGTGTCATCCGCTCGGCTTTGGATGCTACCGGGTTGATATTGACAACCCAACCCACGAAGCCGCCCTGCGGCACTACCTGACGGCTGGTGGAAACCTGATTGATACCAGTGCCAACTACACGGACGGCGGTGCCGAGCGCACCATCGGACGGGTGTTGAAGGACTTCAACCGTGACGAAGTGATCGTTGTCACCAAAGGCGGGTACATTCAGGGCGAAAATATGGCGCTCGCTCAAAAACAGACCTTTCCTGAAGTCGTCAAGTATGGACCGGGTCTGTGGCACTGTATCCACCCGGAATTTCTCAAAACCCAGATTGAGCGCAGTCGTCAGCGGATGGAACTTGAAACGATTGATGTCTTTCTGCTGCACAATCCCGAATATTTTTTGAATTATCAGGCCAAACACGGCGGAGCGTCGGAAGCAGATCGGACGGAATTCTATCGCCGCGTGCGGGAAGCCTTCGCTTTTCTCGAAACCGAAGTCGAAGCCGGAAGACTGCGGCACTATGGCATTTCGTCCAACAATTACCCGCTCCCGCTTGAAGATCCAACCCATACCAGCATTGCTCGTTGTCTTGAACAGGCCAACGCCGTATCAGCCACCCATCATTTCCGGGTGGTCCAGTTTCCGCTCAACCTGTTTGAACCGGGTGTGGCAATACACCCAAGCAATCAGGGACTGACCCCGCTTGAATTTTGTCGCCAACACGGGATTGGAACACTCGCCAATCGTCCACTCAACGCCTTTGCCAACAACCAGTTAATTCGACTGGCTGA
The nucleotide sequence above comes from Acidobacteriota bacterium. Encoded proteins:
- a CDS encoding aldo/keto reductase: MSSYLPGAARTSSTSPRHGLNSLGTTGLWCHPLGFGCYRVDIDNPTHEAALRHYLTAGGNLIDTSANYTDGGAERTIGRVLKDFNRDEVIVVTKGGYIQGENMALAQKQTFPEVVKYGPGLWHCIHPEFLKTQIERSRQRMELETIDVFLLHNPEYFLNYQAKHGGASEADRTEFYRRVREAFAFLETEVEAGRLRHYGISSNNYPLPLEDPTHTSIARCLEQANAVSATHHFRVVQFPLNLFEPGVAIHPSNQGLTPLEFCRQHGIGTLANRPLNAFANNQLIRLADFVPPGQKAPGPEHLDTILKPLADHELELHMAFRVPLMHEDGIADHIKELALQVSSEGVWEQVVGRYVIYPIREWLMETSQKMHKQPAIFDKWQNRFVDLINPALQEVVRYIACQSQPQSDAVREQLYEHGYPKGNLTLSQMSLSVLTSLPGLSCTLLGMRRPEYVADALPVTEIPQVDGLTILQSLYE